A stretch of the Geovibrio thiophilus genome encodes the following:
- the serS gene encoding serine--tRNA ligase, translated as MIDIKYITANLELVKEKTAKRGAEFDFDTLLRLDDERKKLIFEAEELKKKRNDFSKSFPLIKQQGGDVDAAQKEMKQVSERIAEMDRELTDIQERQRMMLLTLPNLVDDSLPLGRSEEDNVLYREWGAKPSLDFEAKPHWDIAENLKLVDFERGTKVAAARFSAYTGMGAKLERALINFMLDTQSSRGYTEVMTPFLVNAASMTGTGQLPKFEEDAFKCERDGLYLIPTAEVPVTNLYAGEILDESALPIKHCAYSPCFRREAGSHGKDVRGLIRQHQFNKVELVKLVKPEDGWAELELLLRDAENILQLLGIHYRVMTLSTGDIGFASAKTYDIEVWLPGQNCYREISSCSCFTDFQARRANIRFRKAGDKRLDFVYTLNGSGLAVGRTFLSVLENYQLPDGRVKVPEVLRPYLGGVEIIG; from the coding sequence ATGATTGATATTAAATATATAACTGCCAATCTGGAATTGGTTAAGGAAAAAACGGCGAAGAGGGGCGCAGAGTTCGACTTCGATACCCTGCTTCGGCTGGATGATGAAAGAAAGAAGCTTATCTTTGAAGCGGAAGAGCTTAAGAAAAAAAGGAACGATTTTTCCAAGTCATTCCCTCTCATAAAGCAGCAGGGCGGCGATGTTGACGCCGCTCAGAAAGAAATGAAGCAGGTTTCAGAGCGCATAGCGGAGATGGACAGAGAGCTTACGGATATTCAGGAGCGCCAGAGGATGATGCTCCTCACTCTGCCGAACCTTGTGGATGACTCACTCCCGCTTGGCAGAAGCGAGGAGGATAATGTTCTCTACCGTGAATGGGGGGCGAAGCCTTCGTTGGATTTTGAAGCAAAGCCTCACTGGGATATAGCGGAAAACCTCAAGCTTGTGGATTTCGAGCGGGGTACAAAGGTTGCCGCTGCCCGCTTTTCCGCATATACCGGAATGGGTGCCAAGCTTGAGAGAGCGCTTATCAACTTCATGCTGGATACTCAGTCCTCAAGGGGATACACGGAGGTAATGACACCGTTTCTGGTGAACGCCGCGTCCATGACCGGAACAGGTCAGCTTCCCAAGTTTGAGGAGGACGCTTTCAAGTGCGAGCGTGACGGGCTTTATCTCATACCCACTGCGGAAGTACCCGTGACAAACCTTTACGCCGGTGAAATTCTTGATGAGTCGGCTCTGCCCATAAAACACTGCGCATATTCACCCTGCTTCCGGAGAGAAGCGGGTTCACACGGCAAGGATGTTCGGGGTCTTATCCGCCAGCACCAGTTCAATAAAGTGGAGCTTGTGAAGCTTGTGAAGCCGGAGGACGGCTGGGCAGAGCTTGAACTTCTGCTCCGTGACGCCGAGAACATCCTCCAGCTTCTGGGTATCCACTACAGAGTAATGACCCTCTCCACGGGGGATATAGGTTTTGCTTCTGCAAAAACCTACGATATAGAAGTATGGCTGCCCGGGCAGAACTGCTACAGGGAGATCTCCTCATGCAGCTGCTTTACGGACTTTCAGGCACGCAGAGCCAATATCCGCTTCAGAAAGGCGGGGGATAAACGGCTGGATTTCGTATATACGCTCAACGGTTCAGGACTCGCCGTGGGCAGAACCTTCCTGTCCGTGCTTGAAAACTATCAGCTGCCGGACGGGCGTGTGAAAGTTCCCGAAGTTCTCCGCCCTTATCTCGGCGGAGTGGAGATAATAGGCTGA
- the rsmI gene encoding 16S rRNA (cytidine(1402)-2'-O)-methyltransferase, giving the protein MALLKILASPISGNYSQLPAYALDEIKNADLIIGEERKTTLRFLAAVGCREHSYRLLNEHSTDEEKKELIAAVSSCGTAILFSDAGTPCVADPGYDFVDMCINAGAEVRSLNAVSAVTAALSVSGFYAESFLFAGFPPKDKQERAKFFNHMKNTKQTAVIFERPYALVRTLEELKGIGKRVSLSINLSMPDEKNYRGTATDILGLLPEGIKAPFAVVIEGKK; this is encoded by the coding sequence ATGGCTCTTTTAAAAATACTCGCATCACCCATAAGCGGAAACTATTCGCAGCTCCCCGCTTATGCGCTAGATGAAATAAAGAACGCGGATCTCATAATAGGCGAGGAGCGCAAGACTACCCTGCGTTTTCTTGCCGCCGTGGGCTGCCGTGAACACTCATACAGGCTTCTTAACGAGCATTCAACGGATGAGGAGAAGAAGGAGCTGATCGCCGCCGTCTCCTCATGCGGCACTGCGATACTTTTTTCGGATGCCGGAACGCCCTGTGTGGCTGATCCCGGGTATGACTTTGTGGATATGTGCATAAACGCAGGTGCTGAGGTACGTTCACTGAACGCTGTCTCGGCTGTGACAGCCGCCCTCTCTGTGAGCGGCTTTTATGCCGAATCCTTCCTTTTTGCGGGCTTTCCGCCGAAGGATAAGCAGGAGCGCGCCAAGTTTTTCAACCATATGAAGAATACCAAGCAGACTGCGGTTATCTTTGAACGCCCCTACGCCCTTGTCCGCACCCTTGAGGAGCTTAAAGGCATAGGCAAACGGGTATCCCTTTCCATAAACCTCTCCATGCCTGATGAAAAAAATTACAGAGGCACCGCCACCGATATACTCGGCTTACTTCCCGAAGGGATCAAGGCTCCGTTTGCCGTTGTGATTGAGGGGAAAAAGTAG
- a CDS encoding YbaB/EbfC family nucleoid-associated protein, which produces MNIQMMMKQAQKMQKKIEEAQAEAAQEVVEASAGGGMVTVQVNGKNELLGIKIEKDVVDPEDIEMLQDLVVAAVNEGMGKAQAKMQEKLSKITGNLGINLPGMF; this is translated from the coding sequence ATGAACATTCAGATGATGATGAAGCAGGCACAGAAGATGCAGAAAAAGATCGAGGAAGCCCAAGCCGAGGCAGCGCAGGAGGTTGTAGAGGCTTCCGCGGGCGGCGGAATGGTGACGGTTCAGGTAAACGGCAAGAACGAGCTTCTCGGCATAAAAATCGAGAAGGATGTTGTAGACCCCGAAGATATTGAAATGCTTCAGGATCTTGTTGTGGCTGCTGTTAATGAAGGCATGGGCAAGGCTCAGGCTAAGATGCAGGAAAAACTTTCCAAGATTACGGGAAATCTGGGCATTAATCTGCCCGGAATGTTTTAA